A portion of the Tachysurus fulvidraco isolate hzauxx_2018 chromosome 8, HZAU_PFXX_2.0, whole genome shotgun sequence genome contains these proteins:
- the bmpr1ab gene encoding bone morphogenetic protein receptor, type IAb yields the protein MKTSAVFFAVFGVFLLSSQTEGGQNPDYVLHGTGVKHGEPKKSLAEDGSTVAPEDAARFLSCYCSGHCPEDATNNTCETNGQCFAIIEEDEHGEAVLTSGCMKYEGSHFQCKDSPNAQTRRTIECCSTDFCNRDLQPTLPPPVIQDPLFVNAHWLAFLISVTVCCFTLIAVTIVCYYRYKLQTERRRYQRDLEQAEAFIPVGESLKDLISQSSTGSGSGLPLLVQRTIAKQIQMVRQIGKGRYGEVWLGRWRGEKVAVKVFFTREETSWFRETEIYQTVLMRHENILGFIAADIKGTGAFTQLFLITDYHENGSLYDYLKFTTLDTQALLKLAYSAACGLCHLHTEIYGTQGKPAIAHRDLKSKNILIKKNGTCCIADLGLAVKYNSDTNEVDVPLSTRMGTRRYMAPEVLDETMNKNQFQAYIMADIYSYGLVVWEMARRCVTGGIVEEYQLPYWDAVPSDPSYEDMREVVCVKGTRPTVSNRWNSDECLRAMLKLMSECWAHNPASRLTALRIKKTLAKMVESQDIKI from the exons GCGGGCAGAATCCAGACTACGTGCTCCATGGCACGGGAGTAAAACATGGAGAGCCAAAGAAATCTCTGGCTGAGGACGGCTCGACCGTTGCTCCAGAAGACGCTGCCCGATTCCTCAGCTGTTACTGCTCAGGTCACTGCCCAGAGGACGCCACCAACAACACCTGCGA GACCAACGGGCAGTGCTTTGCCATCATCGAGGAAGACGAGCACGGTGAAGCTGTCCTCACATCTGGCTGTATGAAATATGAAGGCTCTCACTTCCAGTGCAAG GATTCTCCAAACGCTCAGACAAGGAGGACGATCGAATGTTGTTCCACAGACTTCTGTAACCGAGACTTGCAGCCTACTCTTCCACCTCCTGTTATCCAAG accCATTGTTTGTGAATGCCCACTGGCTGGCCTTCCTGATCTCCGTCACcgtgtgctgcttcacactcaTCGCAGTTACCATTGTGTGCTACTACAG gtatAAGCTCCAGACAGAGAGGAGACGCTATCAAAGAGACCTGGAGCAGGCTGAGGCTTTTATTCCTGTTGGCGAGTCTCTCAAAGACCTGATCAGCCAGTCGAGCACTGGCTCAGGCTCAGGCCTCCCCCTGCTG gtACAGCGCACTATTGCTAAACAGATCCAGATGGTGCGTCAGATTGGGAAGGGGCGCTACGGCGAGGTGTGGCTCGGCCGCTGGAGAGGGGAGAAAGTGGCAGTAAAGGTGTTTTTCACACGTGAAGAGACCAGCTGGTTCAGGGAGACGGAAATCTACCAGACTGTACTGATGAGACATGAGAACATTCTCG GTTTTATTGCAGCTGACATTAAGGGCACAGGAGCCTTCACACAGCTCTTCCTCATCACAGACTACCATGAGAATGGCTCTCTTTATGACTACCTGAAGTTCACCACCCTGGACACTCAGGCTTTGCTGAAGCTGGCGTATTCTGCAGCGTGTGGTCTGTGCCATCTCCACACCGAGATCTACGGCACACAAGGCAAACCAGCCATCGCTCACCGAGACCTGAAGAGCAAGAACATCCTTATCAAGAAAAACGGAACATGCTGCATCGCTGATCTGGGTCTGGCTGTAAAATACAACAG TGACACTAACGAGGTTGATGTCCCTCTGAGTACACGGATGGGAACACGGAGGTATATGGCCCCTGAGGTTTTGGATGAGACGATGAATAAGAATCAGTTCCAGGCCTACATCATGGCAGACATCTACAGTTATGGTCTTGTGGTTTGGGAGATGGCTCGGCGGTGTGTGACAGGAG GCATTGTGGAAGAGTACCAGTTACCATACTGGGACGCAGTTCCTTCAGATCCATCTTATGAGGACATGAGGGAAGTGGTTTGTGTAAAGGGCACACGTCCTACAGTCTCCAATCGCTGGAACAGTGACGAG TGTCTCAGAGCCATGCTGAAACTGATGTCCGAGTGCTGGGCTCATAACCCGGCCTCTCGCCTCACTGCTCTGAGAATAAAGAAAACACTTGCCAAAATGGTGGAATCGCAAGACATCAAAATATGA